Below is a genomic region from Bacillus cereus group sp. RP43.
TAAGATTCAAAAGAAAAAACCGATGATTAATTATTCTTTCATCGGTTAACGAGATGCATACGGGAATACGATTCTAACTTTCGTTCCCTTACCTACCTCAGATTCTAGCTCAATCTTATGATTTAATTTTTCACATACTTCTTTAACAAGGTATAATCCCATTCCCGTAGACTCTTTAAATTTCCTACCATTTTCTCCAGTATAAAATGGATTGAAAACACGTGGTAAATCAGCAGTAGGAATGCCCACTCCATAAGCTCTTACTTCCAAAATAATTGCTCGTCCTTTTGATATGTGGGTTGTAGGAAGTAAACAATATAAGGATTTTGAAGAGTATCTCTTACCACAAGAAAAATGGTATGAATTGAAGAATAAAAAACAAGTTCCCTTAACAATCTCAACAAATATCGATCAGTATTTACAGGAACGATTTCAGTTAATGGAAGAGCAACTTTCTAAGGTGACTCATTTAATTCAGAATCAGTTACTGCGAGATGTTGAAATCTATGCAGATAAAATACAAATTGCATCTTTAAAGAAAATGATCCCAGATGAGGTCGAAGATCTAACTAGACTTATTTATAGTGTATTACCACGTATTAAATTAACAGAACTATTGGTAGAAGTAGATAGCTGGATACATTTTAGCAAACATTTTGTTCATCTTCATACTCAAACTGAGCCGAAGGATAAATCCGTATTGTTCGCAGCTATTTTGGCTGATGGTATTAATCTAGGTCTCTCTAAAATGGCAGATGCTTGTCCAAATATATCTTATACACAATTGGCTTGGATATCGGATTGGTATATAAGGGATGAAAATTACTCCAAATCCCTTGGAGCAATCACTGATTTTCAGCATAAATACCCGTTCTCTTCTCATTGGGGAGATGGTTCGGCTTCATCTTCTGATGGACAATTCTTTAGAGCCGGTGGTCAGTCTAGTCCGTTGGCACAAGTAAATGCAAAGCATGGTAGGGATCCAGGATTAAGTTTTTATACACATATCTCAGATCAATACGCCCCATTTTATGTACAAGTGATTAGTTCTTCAGAAGAAGCACCACATATTATTGATGGCCTTCTGTATCATGAAACAGATTTGAAAATTGAAGAACATTATAAGGATGCAGCAGGCTTTGTTGATCACGTTTTTGCCATGTGTCATATGTTAGGATTTCGATTTGCTCCTAGAATTAAAACGTTTAGTAAAAATAAAATTTATACTTTTGAAAAACCCGTAAATCATCCAAACCTAGAATTCATGATTAGTGGAACAATTCAGACAAAGAAAATAAGAGAAAATTGGGATGACTTATTACGATTAACTAGCTCTGTTCGTAATGGAACCGTCACGGCTTCTCTTATTCTCAAAAAGCTTGCGGCCTACCCAAGGCAGAATAGCTTATCTGTAACTTTACGCGAAATAGGAAGGATTGAAAGAACTTTATATACGTTAGAATGGTTGCAGAGTCCTGAACTTAGAAGACGGGTACAAATTGGTTTAAACAAAGGTGAAGCAAAACATGCTCTTGCTCGAGCGGTATTTTTCAATCGATTAGGAGAAATTCGTGACCGTTCTTATGAGGACCAATTACATAGAGCGAGCGGTTTGCAACTTCTTATTTCAGCAATTTTATTATGGAATACGGTATATATATCACGTGCAGTAGATGCTTTACGTGCAAAAGGAGTGGATATTCCAGAGGAATATTTACAACATATATCTCCACTTGGTTGGGAACATATCACATTGACAGGTGATTATGTGTGGAATTTAAACCAAAAAACAAATTTCAATAATCTAAGACCATTACGAGAAAAAAACTCTATAAAAAAGCGATAAAATGAATAACCGATTCCTTAACGTACAGGGAATCGGTTATTCATTTTACTGTTTAATGATTGTGATTTAGTCTCTTTCTAATCCCAAAATTATACCTATACCGTCAGTGGAAAATTTAAGGTCCTTACGTTTGAACTCATTCATCTCGTATTTCATCCCACTTTTAAGCGACTTCTTCCATTGAATAGAAGCGGTAAAAGGATAAATAGACTAATCAATGTGATTATCATGAAAAAGACTACTGCAACAAGATTTATTATTAGTGGAAGTAAGTAAACTATAATTGATATACACGAACCGTATAGAAAAATCCCTATTCCTAAAATATAACGTCTCGCACGAGCTTTATTCATTGCAAAACGTTTGCTTGTCTCTTTTATTAATAATCTATAAATAGTTAACAACACAGCTGGAACAGTGAAAAGGAAAAAGGTAATCAAAAATAATCTTGATCCAAATAAATAATATACTATTGAGGGTGTGAATATCCCAAATAGAAATAATAATATTCCACCAATCATTCCTTTTGTTGAAATATGTTGCGCTTCTTTAGAATCAATAGATTGGTTCATTTTATCTCGCCCATACAATTGCATTTCTTCCACTAGGTCACTCAAATCTCCTATTGAAATGACTCCCTTTTTAAAGGCATCTTCTTCCGTATAACCCTCTTTAATCATATCTGAAATTCGTTCTTTTAAATTTATAAACAACTCTACTTTCATATCAAATAGTTGTTGTGTTTCTTTTACATTCATAAACTGCTTATCGATGTATTCTTCTATTCTTTTATCTAATTTTTTATTTCTCATTAACACTTGTAATCACTCCTTTAATTAGACGATCTATAATCTCTTTCGCAATATTCCACTCTTTTTTACCATTTTCGTAAAAACGTACACCAGATTCTGTAATGTGGTAATATTTTCGTCTTCCTCCTTGAGTTTCATCTCCCCAATAAGAAAAGATATAGCCTTCTTTCTCTAATCGACGAAAAGCTGTATATAAAGTAGCTTCTTTTAATTCATATTGCTTGTCACTTAATTCAATAATTTTTTTGTATAATTCATATCCATAACTATCACCTTGACGAAGAACATTTAAGATAATCATATCCGTATGTCCACGGATTAAGTCTGTAGATATAATACTCATTTCATATCACCTCTTGAATTACACAATACAGCAAATTACTTTGTCTGTCAAAGTAATTTGCTGTGAATAGTAGTAAGCTTTAATGAATGATTAACGCCAACATTTCGATAGAATATATATGATTATCTATGTTTCATGTTCATCAAGTTAAGTTTTAACATTATAGTCTTTTATATGTGTCCAGAAAATTGTATGTTTCTGGACACGTTAATATGGAACAAAAAATTATAGGATTTCTCCTTTTTTCATGTTCAAAAACCCTGTAAACTTATCTATGTTCAGATAAATATATAGAATTAAGTTATTGAACAAAAGGAGAGAAAAAGGAATGAAGGTTGGATATGTTCGAGTATCTAGGGGTACGGAAACGATTCGAGGAATGAAGTGCCACTCTGGGGTTTTATTACAAATAATAAAAGAGTAGAAGTAAATTCTACTCTTTTAGAAATGGAGTTCCAAAATGGAACTTTGTAATATTGAATTAGCTTATTGGTGATGATTTCCTGTTGCAGAATCCTTATTATAAGGATTCCTTTTTTTGTATCAAAAATCTACAAAGAAAAAAGATAAGATCGGGAACACAATCTTATCTTTAGCACAAGGAGTAAACAAATGTGATAACCATCATATTTTTATTATAATTTAATTTTTTCTAATTTTGAATATTAATACCATAATTAACAAGTATATTTATATTGAGAAATTTATTACAAAATTAGCTATAAATGATTCAAAAGCCGAAAGTAAACCTTTATCCAGTAGTTTACTTTCATACTATTGATTTTTATACGTGTTTGGTAAAAAAACAATGAGTTGAAAATAAAAACTATACGGAAATCTAGTTCAGTATAGTAAAGTTCATATGATAAATCCCTCTTTGCTATCTTCCCCAAAAAAGAATTATTGCTTCGAACCTTATAAACTGTATTTTCAGAAATATTGCAAGCGTGTAAGCAAAATGTAAGGCAATTCAATATGAGAAAAATAATCTTACTACTACAATGAATAACAGATACATTCATGAAGAATCTGTGGGGCTATATGAAGTTATTTTAGTGCTTATAACATTCTACCAAGTATTACAGTTTAAATAAGGAAATACGAAACTATACCATCAATTGTGACAAGACAAATGATGATACTATTTTTCTTACCGATTGTAGTGGCTATGATTCACAGTAGTTTTGCATTTCTAACTTTGCACCAATTAGGACAAAAAACAAAAAGGGAAATGTCCGTTATTCAAAGCTCAATTGTTGTATTATTAAGCTTAATTTGCATGCAAATTATTTACTTTCTTATTATTAGAAATCAATATATAAAACGCATATATACAAAATTATATTCATAAAAAAGATAACCCCAAAAATGAAAGTGCATACGTATTCAATAGAACATGGATACCAATATATAATCCTATGTTAATTATTATTAGGAGTAACAATCTATCTAGAATAGTATATAAAAACTATTAAATATTTAATTCATAAAAACAGAGGTGTAAAATGAACTTTATTTTCAATCTAATCGCTAGTTATGCGATTCCTGCGATACTACTCACATTCTTGTTACTACTTGTATTTGTTTTTAGCTATTTTGTAGTATACAAAAAGATATGTAAAGGAGAAAAAAATCTTACTGTACAACAAATTATATTGTTTGTATTAATAACAGGATACTATTCCTTTGCATTATCAGCTACTTCATTTGGTCGTTCAGATGATATGGTTTTTGCAAGAACGTTTGACTTCGATGTACTTAGTGTTTATAAAAAAGCATGGAATATCTATTCGTTTTCTTCTTTTTTCCATATTATTTTAAATATAGGTATGCTTTTTCCGTTAGGAATTTTATTCCCTTTATTTAGTAAGGTTTTTCAAAAAACAAAATGGATGTTCATCATCTCAATTATAGCAAGTTTATTGATTGAAATTCTTGAATTCACACTGCAACGCGGAAGTATGGAACTAGCCGATTTACTTCATAATACTTTAGGCATGATGCTAGGATATTCTGTGTTAAACATAGTTCTTATATTTTTGAAAAAAAATGAAACAGATACAAAAATAATCAAATATTTATACCTTCCCATTACAGTAAGTTTCGTCGCAATCGGGATAATGATTTCGTATCAAATGAAGGAATTTGGGAATTTGCCTATTGATCCCATTACAAAAACTGATATGTCTCAAGTTACTATAAAAACATCAATAGAGTTAAAAGACGAAGGGAAAAAAATGCCTGTTTACAAAGATTACGTTACAAAAAAATCACCTGTTCGAGATGTTGAAATTCTTTCTCCAAAGGAAGCAATTCAAAAACTGAAACAAGGAGAATTTGATCCTATAGGATCTTTCAAAGCAGGTGATACATTATTCATTACAAAATATAATATAGATTACTACACTGATACAAAAGGTTTCTCTCAACCTATATATGTTTTTGAAGTACATTTAAATGATAATGACGAATATATTTGGTCTCAACCTATTTCCGCAAGGAAATAACGTAAATTTGGTTCTGGTTCAAAATTTTTCAAGAAATAAACAGAGACATGAATGTATGAGGAAATATTATGAGGAGGAATAGTACTTG
It encodes:
- a CDS encoding permease prefix domain 1-containing protein; amino-acid sequence: MRNKKLDKRIEEYIDKQFMNVKETQQLFDMKVELFINLKERISDMIKEGYTEEDAFKKGVISIGDLSDLVEEMQLYGRDKMNQSIDSKEAQHISTKGMIGGILLFLFGIFTPSIVYYLFGSRLFLITFFLFTVPAVLLTIYRLLIKETSKRFAMNKARARRYILGIGIFLYGSCISIIVYLLPLIINLVAVVFFMIITLISLFILLPLLFNGRSRLKVG
- a CDS encoding VanZ family protein produces the protein MNFIFNLIASYAIPAILLTFLLLLVFVFSYFVVYKKICKGEKNLTVQQIILFVLITGYYSFALSATSFGRSDDMVFARTFDFDVLSVYKKAWNIYSFSSFFHIILNIGMLFPLGILFPLFSKVFQKTKWMFIISIIASLLIEILEFTLQRGSMELADLLHNTLGMMLGYSVLNIVLIFLKKNETDTKIIKYLYLPITVSFVAIGIMISYQMKEFGNLPIDPITKTDMSQVTIKTSIELKDEGKKMPVYKDYVTKKSPVRDVEILSPKEAIQKLKQGEFDPIGSFKAGDTLFITKYNIDYYTDTKGFSQPIYVFEVHLNDNDEYIWSQPISARK
- a CDS encoding PadR family transcriptional regulator: MSIISTDLIRGHTDMIILNVLRQGDSYGYELYKKIIELSDKQYELKEATLYTAFRRLEKEGYIFSYWGDETQGGRRKYYHITESGVRFYENGKKEWNIAKEIIDRLIKGVITSVNEK